The genomic region TTCTGGGGGCAGTTGATGTCGGGTAATCCTGCGGACGCGGGCATTCGCCGGCTTATCGGCAGCGAACATGGGAGACTGTTCTCCGCGCTGGACATGGTCTCCGACTGGACAAACTGGGAGATGCACCCGGCAGGCGATGAGGTGCTGGTGATGCTGCAAGGCGCTGTGACATTCCGCTTCGAGGAAGCTGCGGGGCCACGCGAAATCGAGTTGGCTGCGGGCCGGGTGCTGATCGTGCCCAGGGGCGTGTGGCACACCGCTAAAGTACGTACACCGTCAAAGCTGCTGGCGATCACCGCTGGTCAAGGCACGCAGCACAGGCCCGCGTAGCGATGCACGTTTCGATCAGCGGGTATCCGGCCACCGTGCAGGACCGGCAAAGTCATAAAACACACGAAATAGATTGTCGTCCAGATCCGCGGCCGTGAACTCATGTAACCCCCACGGTTTCGACTCCGGCGCTGAGAGCAATTTCGACTGGCTCTTGCACCACAAGTCATAAAGCTCATTCACTTCTTCTTTGCTGTGGAGATTGAGCCAGATCAGCACCGGCCCGCGATTTGCATTCGACCGCCGTCTACGGGCCATGCTTCATATCACTGATGGTGAGTCAGTAGCAGGAACGCTGAGGAAATCAGGGATACCCGGGAATGTCAGAGTCTACGGTGACTTGATGTACGAAGGACCGGCACCGGCTGGTCTTAACGCGGAAATGTGGCGCGAGGTCCGCGCCCGCTTCATGCCCGAAGCGGGTCTACGCGCCACTCCGGAGGAGGCACGGGAATATCTGGACGAGTGCCAGGATACGCTCGCCGCTTTCTCTCAATATGAGGAAGCGGTCATCTGGCTCGACAATAGCCTCTCGAACCAGTTGATCCTTATCAAAGTGTGCTCGATTGGTTCAGCCGCCGGAATTCAGCTGGCGCAAAGCTGAGCCTCATCTGCATCGGGCGCTACCCCGCCCTGGATCACTTTCGCGGGCTTGGAGCACTGATGGCGAACCAACTGGCCTCGCTCGCCGACACGCGACTTCCCGTCGGTGAACTGCAGTATCGCATCGCGCAGACGGCATGGCATGCATTCACGTCGCCTGATCCCATGGACATTCAGCGCTTTATCGAGAACGATACTTCTGGGTTACCGTTTATTAACACGGCACTGCAACGTCATCTGGAACAGTTTCCCGCTGTCAACGGCGGTTTGTCCCGCACGGAGCCGCAGGCTCTTTCTGTCCTTCGGGAGCATGAGTCGCTCTCTGGCGGACAGCTTTTTGTCGCGGTACAGCGTCAGGAGGAGCAGGCCTTCATGGGAGAACACTCGTTCTACCGGCTGATGGCCGACTTGCACAACGCTCGTCATCCGCTCGTCAAGATATCCGACACGGCCCAGCAAGGTCGAGTAGACGTCAGGATCACAGAAACAGGACGAGACGTCATTGAGGGTCGCGCGGACCACATCCGCTTGAACGGCATCGATCGATGGCTCGGTGGCGTTCACCTTAAGGGTGAGAACGTCCCATGGCGCTGCGATCGCGCGTCTGAGCGGATTATCCATCGATAGCTCAAGCGGCCCGCGCTTCCCGGCGAAATTCGGAACCAAGAACACTTTCGGAGATCGCGAGATTGCTAAATAGGTCGCGCATCTAGAACAAAGAAATTGGATACCTGCGGCATCTCCGAAGCGTTCAACAAAAACTGGAAGAATAATCGATCGCCGAAAAATCAGAAAATCGTCTGTCCCGTTAGGACGTCCACGTTGAACCCGTCCGCGGACCCGGAATTGCCCCCTTTAGCGCCTATTTGCCTCCAATCGCGTTAATACCCGCCTGACAGAACTTCTCGTCATTCGCGGGCAGCGATCCGCCACAGCCGATCGCAGCTACAACTTTTCCGTCCTTAAGAATCGGCAACCCGCCCTGCCCAATTGTGATCTCCCATGCGCCCGCGGGAGGTGCAGTGAGCGTTACCGGAATGGGCTTGCCGGCAGCAATCGACTCCTGAGCTTCTCTGGTCGGCACACCCAGAAGCAACGCTGCACGTGCTTTGCCTTGCGAACTTGTGACCGCTCTGGCCGAGGCGCCATCCATTCTTTCAAAATAAACAAGATCGCCGTTGCCATCGACGATCGCGATCGCGACTTGTGCATTCGCAGCAACAGCAGCGGCCTCCGCTGCGGCTATCATCCTTTTCGCTGTCGCTGCATCGACCCCGACGGGTTTTGCGGGCGCGGCCTGACCGCGCCCGCCGCCTTGTGGAGCCTGAGCTGCAATTACGAAGGACACAAAAACAAACACGATCAGAATCGAACCGACCGGGACCAACCTCTGCATAGCATGCTCCTCTCTATGGGTGTGCATGAGCCTACTTAGAGGTGCACGGTTCGTCAA from Terriglobia bacterium harbors:
- a CDS encoding heme-binding protein, yielding MQRLVPVGSILIVFVFVSFVIAAQAPQGGGRGQAAPAKPVGVDAATAKRMIAAAEAAAVAANAQVAIAIVDGNGDLVYFERMDGASARAVTSSQGKARAALLLGVPTREAQESIAAGKPIPVTLTAPPAGAWEITIGQGGLPILKDGKVVAAIGCGGSLPANDEKFCQAGINAIGGK
- a CDS encoding cupin domain-containing protein codes for the protein MADDTIDLFKNYLLLESDGEAVTLPGGGDFWGQLMSGNPADAGIRRLIGSEHGRLFSALDMVSDWTNWEMHPAGDEVLVMLQGAVTFRFEEAAGPREIELAAGRVLIVPRGVWHTAKVRTPSKLLAITAGQGTQHRPA
- a CDS encoding DUF1835 domain-containing protein, producing MLHITDGESVAGTLRKSGIPGNVRVYGDLMYEGPAPAGLNAEMWREVRARFMPEAGLRATPEEAREYLDECQDTLAAFSQYEEAVIWLDNSLSNQLILIKVCSIGSAAGIQLAQS